AACACATTGCGCGTTTCCGCCATTGCTTCACCGGTTAAATGGTTGATGACATCAACCTGCTGCTTATCTGGAGCAAAACAAACTGCCTGCGCGCCGCTGCGAGATATCGCTAATAACGTCAATACCGCTTCATGAATTTCAGAACCGTCATAGACGCCGCATCCGCTCAGAACTACGCCAATTTTCTTCATTGTGATCATCCTTTCGCAATTGACTGAAACACATTAATTTTTTTAATAAAAACGCTACGCATCACACATTTAACTGATTCATGTAACAAATCATTTAAGATTTGCTATCTTAACTGCATGCGGCCTGAAAAACAGTGCTGTGCCTTTGTTACTTATCATAAAAAATTGCGGCGCAGCCAAGATTTCCCTGGTGTTGGCGCAGTATTCGCGCACCCCGGTTTAGCCGGGGTCATTTTTTAGCGGCTTTTGCCACCCACGCTTTCAGCACTTCTACGTCGTGACGCCACTCTTCTTTCATCTCTTCAATCCATTCACCAACATTATCTTCCCACGCAGGAAGATCGGGAGACTGAATTTGCTGCCCCAGCTGTTGTAGATGGCGTAACCCCACTGAACCCGCTGCGCCTTTAATTTTATGTCCTTCCTCAACGATGCCTTTTTTGTCCTGTGCCGTCAGGTTCGACTCCAGTACGCTGACATAGCCCGGCATCATCTTCTCAAACACAGCCAACCCGTCAGTAATCAGCTTCGGTCCTACAAGTTCGAGATACTGTTCCAGCATGGGAATATCGAGCAATGCTTCTGATTTACCACTCTCTTCTGTCGTCACCGTGCTCTCCTCATCATCCTGGGTATCCCAGAATTTCTTGATCATCGCGGTTAGCGCCGGAACAGAAAGCGGCTTACTCAGCACATCATCCATTCCGGCATTAAGGTACTCTTGTTTGTCTTTCAGCACGTTAGCGGTTAAGGCCACCAGCGGTGGTAAATCTTCACGCGGATAACGCTTCGTCAGTTCGCGTGATATATCCAGCCCGGTCATATCTGGTAACTGAATATCCAGCAATACAAGGTCGTATTCGCCCGGCTTAAACATCTCCAGTGCTGCCTTACCAGACATCGCCACATCAACGCTGTTGCCCAGTTTTTCCAGCACCGAACGGGCAACGATGACGTTCAGCTCAATGTCTTCTACCAACAGCACATTCAGCGCCGGTAAAGGCATATCGTCTTCGTCAAACGCGTCATCCACTTCTTCCGCCACCGACGGCGCGTGGATCGTCAGGGTAAAGGTCGAGCCTTTACCTTGTTCGCTGGTAACGGTGATATCGCCGCCCATATTTTTCGCCAGCCGACGAGAAACCGCCAGACCAATACCCGTACCGGTTGCAGGTTTGCCACCGTGGCTGTCTTTCACCTGGTAATACATGGCGAAAATTTTATCCAGTTCATTCTGTGGAATACCGATGCCGGAGTCTTCCACTTCAAAATGCAGCATGTCGCCTTCGTCATAACGTACGCGAACAGTCACCTGGCCCTTCTGGGTAAATTTCACAGCGTTACTGATTAAGTTCCACAGGATCTGGCGTAAGCGAGTCCCGTCGGTAATCACCTGATGCGGCAACGGCAGTGTTGGTTCAAGAACAAAGCGCAAGCCTTTTTGTTGCGCCTGCAACGCGGAGAGGTTTTCCAGATCGGCCAGGAAGCTGGTGAAATCAACCGGCTGGTTATCGAGCTGAACTTTACGTCGCTCCATCTTATCCATATCAATAATATCGTTGAAGATATTCCCCAGAGTGATGGCGGAAACATGGATAGTTTTGAGATATTTTTCCTGCTCGGCGGTGAGCTCTGTATCCAGCAGAATTCGGCTTAAGCCGACGATACCGTTCAGCGGCGTACGCAACTCATGACTGATGGTGGAGATAAAGGTTGTTTTGTCGCGGCTGGCGCGTTCTAGCGCATCCTGATAACGCTTACGCTCGGTAATGTCGCGGCCGAACCCCATCAAGCCGTGGCGTTTACCCACGCGGTCGTAGTACGGCACTTTACGGATTTCAAAGCAGGCTTTGCGTCCATCCGGATAATCCAGCCACTGTTCATAGGTCAGTGACACATTATGACGGAACACCTTCTCGTCGGTTTCAATGACTTTCGCTGCGGCTTCCGGCGAGTAAACGTCCGCAGGTTTCAAATGCACCAACTGTTTTTCGCTTTTCCCGGTCAGCAGTTCCATCGCACGGTTACAGCCGGAAAACTCTTTATCTTCGTTACGGTAAAAAACCAGATCGGGTGAAGCATCAAGGAAGGAACGTAAGAACGAAGATTGTTGTTCGAGTTGAATTTGCGTCTCTTCGCGCTCTTTGATTTCAATTTTCAGCTGACCGAAGGTTTCCTGCAGTTCTGCTTCTGCTTTTTCACGAACGGCGATTTCCTGATTTAGCTGGGCAATATTATCTTTTAACTGAACGTTGAGGCTTAGATCGCGCTCGCGCATCTCCTCCAGCTTTTGCACCAGGCGTGACAGGCGTTGCCGTGACTCCTCGAGTTGCTCAACGACTACCGAAAGAAAGTAGACCGCCCATGGCGTAATCAACAAACCAAAGAAAATAGAGCGAATAACATCAATGCTTTCGACCTGACCATGCAGCACCATGGTTACCGCCATTTGTACCACAATGGCAAGAACGACGAGGGCCAGCGCCAGCAACATTGAGAAGCGCACCAAACCTAACTTCATCATCAGGTCAACATAGTACTGCGCCAGCAGACGAATTTGCTTCATTAGGGGATTCCTTCACGACAACCTGCCCCAATAATACCCAATTCTGACAGTTACGTTATAAATTGTGTGAGAAATGCGGAATTCCCCTCAATGGCCTACGCCGTTGGAGGTAGCCACGGACGTCCCAGCGCCGATCCCTGTACGCCATGTTCAGTAAGATAGCGATCCAACTCAACCATACCCGTCCAGCGATTTTCACACCATAGCGGTGCAAGTAGCGTCGGGCGACGGGCGCTGGCGGAAATGCGGTGGTAGATAACTTCCGGCGGCGTATGGCGAATCATTTCTCCGGCAGTGAGCGTGTAATCTTCCAGTTCAATACCGTTCAAACGCCCCGCTTCCCAGGCTTTCGCCATAATGCTGCCTTTCACAATATGCAGCGGATGCAGTTTTATGCCGTCCACGCCGGTTTCAACCACTCGCTCCAGCGTTTGCAAACATTCAGCCTGCCCTTCGCCAGGCAGCCCGACAATTAAGTGAGAACACACCTTCAGACCGCGCTGACGTGCCAGCTGGGTTGTACGCTGATAACAGGCAAAATCATGGCCGCGATTGATGCGATGCAGCGTTTTGTCGTGTGCGGTTTGCAGCCCCAGTTCCAGCCACACTTCATAGCCCTGGTCTTTATATTCGCAAAGCAGATCCAGCACCGCATCTGGCACGCAGTCCGGGCGCGTACCAACACACAAACCAACGATATTAGCCTGGCTCACCGCCTGCTGATACATAGAACGCAGCACCTGAACTTCCGCAAAGGTGCTGGTATACGCCTGAAAGTAGGCCAGATAGCGTTTAGCGCGGTTAACTAAATTCGCCTGGTGCGCCAGTTGTTCGGCAATGGAACGATGCTGCTGCGCTTCGTCGGCAAACGAGGCAACATTACAGAACGTGCAGCCGCCGCGCCCGATGGTACCGTCACGGTTAGGGCAGCTAAAACCGCCGTGCAGCGTCAGTTTATGCACCTTTTGCCCGTAACGACGGGTAAGATCACCACCAAACATATTGACTAATTTCTGTAACTGCATAATCTGATAGACCGCGCCTTGAAAAGAGGCCAAAGCCTGCCATTTTTAGCTCAATTCGGCGATGACCTGGATCAATCGCCCTGCCCTGCTTTTATTAACTGCATAACCAATCATAATTTATGAAATTCCATGCAGAACAACATGAATTACTTTTGCTTATCTGGCATCGGATTTTTTTATCTCCTTATAGATTTTAGGCAAAAACAGTAGCATGAAACGCCATTGCCGATTAAAGCAGTATAAAATACTGGTTTCTCTGCCTGTTCAAGGCAGGATAAGGGCTATCACGCCTCTAAGGCAGTCAGGAACTGAATGTTTCCCTTATGAGCATCGCATTAAGCTCAAAGAACGCATATTATTTAATTTCAATAAGTTATCAAAGAATTTTGCGCTAAAGCACATTTCCAGACCAATAAGCTTGCCATTTGACCTGTATCAGCTTTCCCGATAAGTTGGAAATCCGCTGGAAGCTTTCTGGATGAGCAGCCTGCTCATCATATTTATGCAGTAATTGAGATCCCCTCTTCACCGTATTAACCGATGCGAAAAGGACAAAAAAGGGGGCGAATGCGAGGTAAGCGTATGAAACGCAAACCCCGTCGCCACGCTCTTTCTGTGCCCGTGCGCAGCGGTTCGGAAGTGGGGTTCCCGCAGAGCCTGGGGGAGGTTCACGATATGTTGTACGATAAATCCCTTGAGAGGGATAACTGTGGTTTCGGCCTGATCGCCCACATAGAAGGCGAACCTAGCCACAAGGTAGTGCGTACTGCAATACACGCACTGGCCCGCATGCAGCACCGTGGCGCGATTCTCGCCGATGGTAAAACCGGTGACGGTTGCGGCCTGCTATTACAAAAACCGGATCGCTTTTTTCGCATCGTTGCGCAGGAACGCGGCTGGCGTTTAGCGAAAAACTACGCCGTCGGGATGATCTTCCTGAATAAAGATCCTGAACTCGCCGCCGCCGCACGCCGCATCGTTGAAGAAGAGCTACAACGCGAAACCTTGTCGATTGTCGGCTGGCGTGATGTCCCGACCAACGAAGGTGTACTGGGTGAAATCGCCCTCTCCTCTCTGCCGCGCATTGAGCAAATTTTTGTGAACGCCCCGGCAGGCTGGCGTCCGCGCGATATGGAGCGCCGTCTGTTTATCGCCCGTCGCCGCATTGAAAAACGTCTCGAAGCCGATAAAGACTTCTACGTCTGTAGCCTGTCGAATCTGGTCAACATCTATAAAGGTCTGTGTATGCCGGCGGATTTGCCGCGCTTTTACCTGGATCTTGCGGATCTGCGTCTGGAATCAGCTATCTGCCTGTTCCATCAACGCTTCTCCACCAACACCGTGCCGCGCTGGCCGCTGGCGCAGCCGTTCCGCTATCTGGCGCATAACGGCGAGATCAACACCATCACCGGTAACCGCCAATGGGCGCGCGCCCGTACCTATAAATTCCAGACGCCACTGATCCCTGACCTGCACGACGCAGCGCCGTTCGTCAACGAAACCGGCTCTGACTCCAGTTCGATGGATAACATGCTGGAACTGCTTCTGGCGGGCGGGATGGATATCATCCGCGCCATGCGTCTGTTAGTTCCACCAGCCTGGCAGAACAACCCGGATATGGACCCGGAACTGCGTGCCTTCTTTGACTTTAACTCCATGCATATGGAGCCGTGGGATGGCCCTGCGGGCATCGTGATGTCCGACGGTCGTTTCGCTGCCTGTAACCTCGACCGTAACGGTCTGCGTCCGGCGCGCTACGTCATCACCAAAGACAAACTAATCACCTGCGCATCTGAAGTCGGCATCTGGGATTATCAGCCTGACGAAGTGGTCGAAAAAGGCCGAGTCGGGCCAGGTGAACTGATGGTGATCGACACCCGCAGTGGGCGCATTCTGCACTCGGCAGAAACCGATGACGATCTGAAAAGCCGCCATCCATATAAAGAGTGGATGGAGAAAAACGTCCGCCGTCTGGTACCGTTTGAAGACTTGCCCGATGAAGAAGTGGGTAGCCGTGAACTGGACGACGACACGCTTGCCAGCTACCAGAAACAGTTTAACTACAGCGCGGAAGAGCTGGACTCTGTAATCCGTGTGCTGGGCGAAAACGGTCAGGAGGCGGTCGGTTCGATGGGCGACGATACCCCATTCGCCGTGCTCTCCAGCCAGCCGCGCATTATTTACGACTACTTCCGCCAGCAGTTTGCCCAGGTCACTAACCCGCCAATCGACCCGCTGCGTGAAGCGCATGTCATGTCGCTCGCCACCAGCATCGGTCGTGAAATGAACGTCTTCTGCGAAGCAGAAGGCCAGGCGCACCGTTTAAGCTTCAAATCGCCGATTCTGCTCTACTCCGATTTT
The DNA window shown above is from Escherichia sp. E4742 and carries:
- the arcB gene encoding aerobic respiration two-component sensor histidine kinase ArcB, which gives rise to MKQIRLLAQYYVDLMMKLGLVRFSMLLALALVVLAIVVQMAVTMVLHGQVESIDVIRSIFFGLLITPWAVYFLSVVVEQLEESRQRLSRLVQKLEEMRERDLSLNVQLKDNIAQLNQEIAVREKAEAELQETFGQLKIEIKEREETQIQLEQQSSFLRSFLDASPDLVFYRNEDKEFSGCNRAMELLTGKSEKQLVHLKPADVYSPEAAAKVIETDEKVFRHNVSLTYEQWLDYPDGRKACFEIRKVPYYDRVGKRHGLMGFGRDITERKRYQDALERASRDKTTFISTISHELRTPLNGIVGLSRILLDTELTAEQEKYLKTIHVSAITLGNIFNDIIDMDKMERRKVQLDNQPVDFTSFLADLENLSALQAQQKGLRFVLEPTLPLPHQVITDGTRLRQILWNLISNAVKFTQKGQVTVRVRYDEGDMLHFEVEDSGIGIPQNELDKIFAMYYQVKDSHGGKPATGTGIGLAVSRRLAKNMGGDITVTSEQGKGSTFTLTIHAPSVAEEVDDAFDEDDMPLPALNVLLVEDIELNVIVARSVLEKLGNSVDVAMSGKAALEMFKPGEYDLVLLDIQLPDMTGLDISRELTKRYPREDLPPLVALTANVLKDKQEYLNAGMDDVLSKPLSVPALTAMIKKFWDTQDDEESTVTTEESGKSEALLDIPMLEQYLELVGPKLITDGLAVFEKMMPGYVSVLESNLTAQDKKGIVEEGHKIKGAAGSVGLRHLQQLGQQIQSPDLPAWEDNVGEWIEEMKEEWRHDVEVLKAWVAKAAKK
- a CDS encoding TIGR01212 family radical SAM protein (This family includes YhcC from E. coli K-12, an uncharacterized radical SAM protein.), giving the protein MQLQKLVNMFGGDLTRRYGQKVHKLTLHGGFSCPNRDGTIGRGGCTFCNVASFADEAQQHRSIAEQLAHQANLVNRAKRYLAYFQAYTSTFAEVQVLRSMYQQAVSQANIVGLCVGTRPDCVPDAVLDLLCEYKDQGYEVWLELGLQTAHDKTLHRINRGHDFACYQRTTQLARQRGLKVCSHLIVGLPGEGQAECLQTLERVVETGVDGIKLHPLHIVKGSIMAKAWEAGRLNGIELEDYTLTAGEMIRHTPPEVIYHRISASARRPTLLAPLWCENRWTGMVELDRYLTEHGVQGSALGRPWLPPTA